A single Streptomyces sp. 2114.4 DNA region contains:
- a CDS encoding SUKH-3 domain-containing protein: MPPTTPGPRTPAHDRADSTRFPAAVDVALQEAGWQPGRWDIQQAEHWADTLRAHVSPAGHRHTVFAAAVEAWAEFGDLRIAGPGPGRHIAPTPFAINPLHGLHLARTLGDLGRALETDVAPLGREELTTNGTTYGQATLAIDAEGRVYSLDHTGDWYLGPDLDSALGTLVLGTRPSRLAFTAYG; this comes from the coding sequence ATGCCGCCCACCACCCCCGGCCCCCGCACCCCGGCCCACGACCGCGCCGACTCGACCCGCTTCCCCGCCGCCGTCGACGTCGCCCTCCAGGAAGCCGGCTGGCAACCCGGCCGCTGGGACATACAGCAGGCCGAACACTGGGCCGACACCCTCCGCGCCCACGTCTCCCCCGCCGGCCACCGCCACACCGTCTTCGCCGCCGCCGTCGAGGCCTGGGCCGAATTCGGCGACCTGCGCATCGCCGGCCCCGGCCCCGGGCGCCACATCGCCCCCACCCCGTTCGCCATCAACCCCCTGCACGGGCTCCACCTCGCCCGCACCCTCGGCGACCTCGGCCGCGCACTGGAGACCGACGTGGCCCCCCTCGGCCGCGAAGAACTCACCACCAACGGCACCACCTACGGCCAGGCCACCCTCGCCATCGACGCCGAAGGCCGCGTCTACAGCCTCGACCACACCGGCGACTGGTACCTGGGCCCCGACCTCGACAGCGCGCTCGGCACGCTGGTGCTGGGGACGAGGCCTAGTCGGCTCGCCTTCACGGCGTACGGCTGA
- a CDS encoding YwqJ-related putative deaminase encodes MSTTARHHNSAAGDPRTAAGDPRIGWSGITDDHRAPALHHRRDGILPTIGAALSVRGQTLTCTASKAEQPPALHPLVQDFLDALATAQRERFTGRCPEAVLLSRHLTAVEGNRGKRASRKPLTNGEARRSLKHSKITARHIREDGDPQHGSYAPPCRSCDALLAHFGVMPISGTAPTGS; translated from the coding sequence ATGAGCACCACCGCACGCCACCACAACTCAGCCGCAGGCGATCCCCGCACCGCCGCCGGCGACCCACGCATCGGCTGGAGCGGCATCACCGACGACCATCGCGCGCCCGCCCTCCACCACCGCCGCGACGGCATCCTCCCCACCATCGGCGCCGCCCTGTCCGTACGCGGACAAACCCTCACCTGCACCGCGAGCAAGGCCGAACAGCCCCCCGCGCTGCACCCGCTGGTCCAGGACTTCCTCGACGCCCTCGCCACCGCACAGCGCGAACGTTTCACCGGGCGCTGCCCCGAAGCCGTCCTGCTCTCCCGTCACCTCACCGCCGTCGAGGGCAACCGCGGCAAACGCGCCTCCCGCAAACCCCTCACCAATGGCGAAGCCCGCCGCTCCCTGAAACACTCCAAGATCACCGCACGCCACATCCGCGAGGACGGCGACCCCCAGCACGGCAGCTACGCCCCGCCCTGTCGCTCCTGCGACGCACTCCTCGCCCACTTCGGCGTCATGCCCATCAGCGGCACCGCGCCCACAGGAAGCTGA
- the glmU gene encoding bifunctional UDP-N-acetylglucosamine diphosphorylase/glucosamine-1-phosphate N-acetyltransferase GlmU yields MSANRPAAVVVLAAGEGTRMKSATPKVLHALCGRSLVGHVVAASRELDPEHLVVVVGHAREQVQAHLAEVDPAARTAVQHEQKGTGHAVRTALEELSNSGVALDGTVIVVCGDTPLLTGETLRLLGDTHAADGNAVTVLSAEVPDSTGYGRIVREAGTGAVTAIVEHKDATAGQRAIREINSGVFAFDAQLLVDALGKVRTDNSQGEEYLTDVLGIVREAGHRVGAAVSADHREILGINNRVQLAQARRLLNDRLLERAMLAGVTVVDPASTWVDVSVTFEPDATVHPFTELRGATHVATGAEVGPQSRLTDTSVGAGAVASFTVAEGARIGEGASVGPYAYLRPGTDLGPKAKAGTYVEMKNASIGEGTKVPHLSYVGDATIGEFTNIGAASVFVNYDGEAKHHTTVGSHCKTGSDNMFVAPVTVGDGAYTAAGSVITKDVPPGSLAVARGQQRNIEGWVARKRPGSAAAQAASAARQDAEGER; encoded by the coding sequence GTGAGCGCCAACCGCCCGGCAGCCGTCGTCGTTCTCGCAGCGGGTGAGGGCACCCGCATGAAGTCGGCGACCCCCAAGGTCCTGCACGCCCTCTGCGGCCGCTCCCTCGTCGGACATGTCGTCGCCGCCTCCCGAGAGCTGGATCCCGAGCATCTCGTCGTGGTCGTCGGCCATGCCCGTGAGCAGGTGCAGGCGCATCTGGCCGAGGTCGACCCGGCCGCCCGCACCGCCGTGCAGCACGAGCAGAAGGGCACCGGCCACGCGGTCCGTACCGCCCTGGAAGAGCTGAGCAACAGCGGTGTCGCCCTCGACGGCACCGTCATCGTCGTCTGCGGCGACACCCCGCTGCTGACCGGCGAGACCCTGCGGCTGCTCGGCGACACCCATGCGGCGGACGGCAATGCCGTGACCGTGCTGTCCGCCGAGGTCCCGGACTCCACCGGCTACGGGCGCATCGTGCGCGAGGCGGGTACCGGCGCGGTGACCGCGATCGTCGAGCACAAGGACGCCACCGCGGGCCAGCGCGCGATCCGGGAGATCAACTCGGGGGTTTTCGCCTTTGACGCGCAGCTCCTGGTGGACGCGCTCGGCAAGGTCCGTACGGACAACAGCCAGGGCGAGGAGTACCTGACCGACGTGCTGGGGATCGTGCGGGAGGCGGGGCACCGGGTCGGTGCGGCGGTGTCCGCCGACCACCGGGAGATCCTGGGGATCAACAACCGGGTGCAGCTGGCGCAGGCGCGGCGGCTGCTGAACGACCGGCTGCTGGAGCGGGCGATGCTGGCAGGTGTGACGGTGGTGGATCCGGCGTCGACGTGGGTGGATGTGTCGGTGACGTTCGAGCCGGACGCGACGGTGCACCCGTTCACGGAGCTGCGGGGTGCCACGCATGTCGCCACGGGCGCCGAGGTGGGTCCGCAGTCCCGGCTGACGGACACGTCGGTGGGCGCGGGCGCGGTGGCGTCGTTCACGGTGGCCGAGGGTGCGCGGATCGGTGAGGGTGCGAGTGTCGGCCCGTATGCGTATCTGCGGCCGGGGACGGATCTGGGTCCGAAGGCGAAGGCCGGCACGTATGTGGAGATGAAGAACGCGTCGATCGGCGAGGGCACGAAGGTGCCGCATCTTTCGTATGTGGGAGATGCGACGATCGGTGAGTTCACCAATATCGGTGCGGCGAGTGTCTTTGTGAACTACGACGGTGAGGCAAAACACCACACGACGGTCGGGTCGCATTGCAAGACGGGGTCGGACAACATGTTTGTGGCTCCGGTCACGGTCGGGGACGGCGCTTATACGGCGGCGGGCTCGGTCATCACCAAGGATGTGCCCCCGGGTTCGCTGGCGGTCGCGCGTGGCCAGCAGCGGAATATCGAGGGTTGGGTCGCGCGGAAGCGGCCCGGAAGCGCCGCCGCGCAGGCGGCTTCGGCTGCTCGCCAGGATGCCGAGGGCGAGCGGTGA
- a CDS encoding ribose-phosphate diphosphokinase → MTGIKTTGEKKLMLFSGRAHPELAEEVAHQLGVGLVPTKAFDFANGEIYVRYQESARGADCFLIQSHTAPINKWIMEQLIMIDALKRASARSITVIVPFYGYARQDKKHRGREPISARLIADLMATAGADRVVTVDLHTDQIMGFFDGPVDHLFALPVLADYVGAKVDRDKLTVVSPDAGRVRVADRWCDRLGAPLAIVHKRRDKDVANQVTVHEVVGDVKDRVCVLVDDMIDTGGTICAAADALFANGASDVIVTATHGVLSGPAADRLKNSKVSEFVFTNTLPTPSELELDKITVLSMAPTIARAIREVFEDGSVTSLFEEQ, encoded by the coding sequence GTGACCGGGATCAAGACGACCGGCGAGAAGAAGCTGATGCTCTTCTCCGGCCGCGCCCACCCCGAGCTTGCCGAGGAGGTCGCGCACCAGCTGGGTGTGGGCCTGGTCCCGACGAAGGCTTTCGACTTCGCCAATGGTGAGATCTATGTCCGCTATCAGGAGTCGGCGCGTGGCGCGGACTGCTTTTTGATTCAGAGCCACACGGCTCCGATCAATAAGTGGATCATGGAACAGCTCATCATGATCGACGCGCTGAAGCGGGCTTCGGCCCGGAGCATCACGGTGATCGTTCCGTTCTACGGCTATGCGCGGCAGGACAAGAAGCACCGTGGCCGTGAGCCGATTTCGGCGCGGCTGATCGCGGATTTGATGGCGACCGCGGGTGCGGACCGTGTGGTGACCGTGGATCTGCACACGGACCAGATCATGGGCTTCTTCGACGGCCCGGTGGATCACCTTTTCGCGCTGCCGGTCCTTGCGGACTACGTGGGCGCGAAGGTGGACCGCGACAAGCTGACGGTGGTCTCGCCGGACGCCGGCCGGGTGCGGGTCGCGGACCGCTGGTGCGACCGCCTCGGTGCGCCGCTGGCGATCGTCCACAAGCGGCGTGACAAGGACGTGGCGAACCAGGTCACCGTGCATGAGGTCGTCGGCGATGTGAAGGACCGGGTGTGTGTCCTGGTCGACGACATGATCGACACCGGTGGCACGATCTGTGCGGCGGCGGATGCGCTGTTCGCGAATGGTGCGTCGGATGTGATCGTGACGGCGACGCACGGTGTGCTGTCGGGTCCGGCGGCGGACCGGCTGAAGAATTCGAAGGTGAGCGAGTTCGTGTTCACGAATACGCTGCCGACGCCTTCGGAGCTGGAGCTGGACAAGATCACGGTGCTGTCGATGGCGCCGACGATCGCCCGCGCGATCCGTGAGGTGTTCGAGGACGGCTCGGTGACGAGCCTCTTCGAGGAGCAGTGA
- a CDS encoding SMI1/KNR4 family protein, whose amino-acid sequence MTTGRQGLGAHPGPQVVGGTAPPNAAYAGQVVHFPDPVRATRYPAGVRMDARGFPEFSPYARAAAEIAEPPEGFGVDELRLTDYVSANAALHAQGHELWIDVPAVATPHGWTWHHVAGTRRMELIPVEVKALLRHHGGLATAAVAHDRRGTRPLQETRPAHFGLPHRDLSVGEEQVAQAEEALGYRLPGAYRSFLKAAGGCAPVGAALDAELGLLVDQPFFTVRDDAAVNDLLYVNKCLRDHFTKDYLGVAFVQGGVIAVKVRGEALGSVWFCPYDDARDQDGWTVQERVERLLLPCGADFDDFLQRLVGNPPELDTVANLMVDGGFAYAVAVGS is encoded by the coding sequence ATGACGACAGGTCGGCAAGGGCTGGGGGCACACCCCGGCCCCCAGGTGGTGGGAGGTACCGCCCCACCGAATGCGGCCTATGCCGGACAGGTCGTGCATTTTCCGGACCCGGTCCGCGCCACGCGGTACCCCGCCGGGGTGCGGATGGACGCCCGCGGTTTCCCGGAGTTCTCGCCGTACGCCCGCGCCGCGGCGGAGATCGCCGAGCCGCCGGAGGGGTTCGGCGTCGATGAGCTGCGGCTGACGGACTATGTGTCGGCGAACGCGGCCCTGCACGCGCAGGGGCACGAGCTGTGGATAGATGTGCCGGCCGTGGCGACGCCGCACGGCTGGACCTGGCATCACGTGGCCGGTACCCGGCGGATGGAGCTGATCCCGGTCGAGGTGAAGGCGCTGTTGCGTCATCACGGCGGGCTGGCGACGGCCGCGGTGGCGCACGACCGGCGTGGTACCCGGCCGCTGCAGGAGACCCGGCCGGCGCATTTCGGGCTGCCGCACCGTGATCTGTCGGTGGGTGAGGAGCAGGTGGCGCAGGCCGAGGAGGCGTTGGGCTATCGGCTGCCGGGTGCCTACCGCTCGTTCCTGAAGGCGGCGGGCGGCTGCGCTCCGGTGGGCGCGGCGCTGGACGCGGAGTTGGGGCTGCTGGTCGACCAGCCGTTCTTCACGGTGCGCGATGACGCGGCGGTCAACGACCTGCTCTATGTGAACAAGTGCCTGCGGGACCACTTCACCAAGGACTACCTGGGCGTGGCGTTCGTCCAGGGTGGTGTGATCGCGGTGAAGGTGCGCGGCGAGGCGCTGGGTTCGGTGTGGTTCTGCCCGTACGACGATGCGCGGGATCAGGACGGCTGGACGGTGCAGGAGCGGGTGGAGCGGCTGCTGTTGCCCTGCGGCGCGGATTTCGATGACTTTCTGCAGCGGCTGGTGGGCAATCCGCCGGAGCTGGACACCGTGGCGAACCTGATGGTCGACGGCGGTTTTGCGTACGCGGTTGCGGTGGGGAGCTGA
- a CDS encoding sensor histidine kinase, translating to MTATGASEGVGARGAPVEGPWWWARWRSAALDVFLAAASAVECVAEGIGAAHEAQVPVLLGVVLGLLAGPVLLVRRRWPVVVVLVSIAVMPAEMGGLLSVVGLYTLAASDVPRRITALLAGMTVAGTLMTTFLSLREDVAAQQDFHPPMWFVPLIALAVGLVLTAPPVLWGLYIAARRRLVESLRERADGLERELSLLADRAEERAEWARNEERTRIAREMHDVVAHRVSLMVVHAAALQAVALKDPEKASKNAGLVGDMGRQALTELREMLGVLRTAEGSAGRGAAASGAPERLAAVASQAGAKATGQARVSEPSADGASASSAVADGSGPGAAASPVSGAGDADAEGPCLTELADLVGQSRAAGMAVELTVDGPAEEAAAEDGPAGEGAPAVAGRRYAARVERTVYRVVQEALTNVHKHAPGARARVRLAHRDGELAVQVENGPCEGGAADAGLPSGGNGLVGMRERVTALGGVFVSGPTEAGGFRVSAVLPAARPAID from the coding sequence ATGACCGCGACGGGGGCAAGTGAAGGTGTGGGCGCGCGGGGTGCGCCGGTGGAGGGGCCGTGGTGGTGGGCCCGGTGGCGGAGTGCGGCGCTGGATGTGTTCCTGGCGGCGGCTTCGGCAGTGGAGTGTGTGGCGGAGGGGATCGGTGCCGCGCACGAGGCGCAGGTGCCCGTGCTGCTGGGGGTCGTGCTCGGCCTGCTGGCCGGGCCGGTGCTGCTGGTGCGCCGGCGGTGGCCCGTGGTGGTGGTGCTGGTCTCGATCGCGGTGATGCCCGCGGAGATGGGCGGGCTGCTGAGCGTGGTGGGGCTGTACACGCTGGCCGCGTCGGATGTGCCGCGCAGGATTACGGCCCTGTTGGCGGGCATGACCGTGGCGGGGACGTTGATGACGACGTTCCTCAGCCTGCGGGAGGACGTCGCGGCGCAGCAGGACTTCCATCCGCCGATGTGGTTCGTGCCGTTGATAGCGCTGGCGGTGGGGCTGGTGCTGACGGCGCCGCCGGTGCTGTGGGGGCTGTACATCGCGGCCCGGCGGCGGCTGGTGGAGAGCTTGCGGGAGCGGGCGGACGGTCTGGAGCGGGAGCTGTCGTTGCTGGCGGACCGGGCCGAGGAGCGGGCCGAGTGGGCCCGTAACGAGGAGCGGACCCGGATCGCGCGCGAGATGCACGACGTGGTCGCGCACCGGGTGAGTCTGATGGTGGTGCATGCGGCCGCGCTCCAGGCGGTGGCGCTCAAGGATCCGGAGAAGGCCTCGAAGAACGCGGGGCTGGTGGGCGACATGGGGCGCCAGGCGCTTACGGAGCTGCGGGAGATGCTGGGGGTGTTGCGTACGGCCGAGGGGTCGGCGGGGCGTGGCGCTGCGGCCTCGGGCGCGCCGGAGCGGCTGGCGGCGGTGGCCTCGCAGGCGGGGGCGAAGGCGACGGGGCAGGCGCGGGTGTCCGAGCCGTCCGCGGACGGGGCGTCGGCGTCGTCCGCGGTGGCCGATGGCTCCGGCCCCGGGGCGGCGGCGTCGCCGGTGTCCGGGGCGGGGGACGCGGATGCCGAGGGGCCGTGTCTGACGGAGCTGGCGGATCTGGTGGGCCAGTCCCGGGCGGCCGGGATGGCGGTCGAGCTGACGGTGGACGGGCCTGCCGAGGAGGCGGCCGCGGAGGACGGGCCCGCGGGGGAGGGGGCGCCGGCCGTGGCCGGGCGCCGGTATGCGGCGCGGGTGGAGCGGACCGTGTACCGCGTGGTGCAGGAGGCGCTCACGAATGTGCACAAGCATGCGCCGGGCGCGCGGGCGCGGGTGCGGCTGGCGCACCGGGACGGCGAGCTCGCCGTGCAGGTGGAGAACGGGCCCTGCGAGGGCGGCGCGGCCGATGCGGGGCTGCCGAGCGGCGGCAACGGCCTGGTGGGGATGCGGGAGCGGGTGACGGCGCTGGGCGGCGTGTTCGTCTCGGGGCCGACGGAGGCGGGGGGGTTCCGGGTGTCAGCGGTGCTCCCGGCCGCAAGGCCGGCCATCGACTGA
- a CDS encoding 50S ribosomal protein L25/general stress protein Ctc codes for MAEVKLAAQVRTDFGKGAARRARRADLVPAVIYGHGAEPQHVAINNHALMMALKTPNALIRLDFEGKTELVIPKAVQREAIRQFLVHVDFLAVKKGEKVSVEIPIHVEGDLAPGQLVLEHVLNALPIEAEATHIPESVTISVQGLDAGASVLAKDVTLPSGSALAVDEDAVVLQVVAAQAEAPAEEAEGEGEGAEA; via the coding sequence ATGGCTGAGGTCAAGCTCGCCGCCCAGGTTCGTACCGACTTCGGTAAGGGTGCCGCCCGTCGTGCGCGCCGCGCCGACCTGGTTCCGGCTGTCATCTACGGTCACGGTGCCGAGCCGCAGCACGTGGCGATCAACAACCACGCGCTGATGATGGCGCTGAAGACGCCGAACGCCCTGATCCGTCTGGACTTCGAGGGCAAGACCGAGCTGGTCATCCCCAAGGCCGTGCAGCGTGAGGCGATCCGCCAGTTCCTGGTGCACGTGGACTTCCTGGCCGTGAAGAAGGGCGAGAAGGTCTCCGTCGAGATTCCGATCCACGTCGAGGGCGACCTGGCGCCGGGCCAGCTCGTGCTGGAGCACGTGCTGAACGCGCTGCCGATCGAGGCCGAGGCCACCCACATCCCGGAGTCGGTCACGATTTCCGTCCAGGGCCTGGACGCGGGCGCTTCGGTGCTGGCCAAGGACGTCACGCTGCCGTCGGGTTCGGCGCTGGCCGTGGACGAGGACGCGGTCGTGCTGCAGGTTGTCGCGGCGCAGGCCGAGGCTCCGGCCGAGGAGGCCGAGGGCGAGGGCGAAGGCGCCGAGGCCTGA